CACCCGGCTCGCCGCGCTGTGGCTGGGGATCGTGTTCCACCTGTCGATCGAGGTCAGCGCCAGCGTCGAGGTGTTCAGCCTCGCCGCGATCGGGGCGCTGGCGATCTGGGTCACCCCGTCGACCCGTGACCGCGTCCTCCGGCTGCCCGCCGGGTCCCCCGTCGCCGTCGTGGTGCGAGCGTTGGACTGGTTCGGCCGGTTCCGCATCGAGCCCGAGCCCGGGCCCGGGGACGCCGGGTTCACCGTGGTCGATCGTGACGGCTCGGTGCTGTCGGGGCGCGAGGCTGTCGGCGTCGTGCTGACCCGCCTGCCGTTGACCTTCCCGTTCGCCGCTCCCGTCGTCGCGGTCGGCGCCCTCCGCGCCCCCCGCACCCCCGTCGCCGCGGCGGTGCGCACGCCGTGAGCCGTCGCCGGATCGTCGGGTCGACCGCCGTGGTCTGGCTGGTCGGGTTCGGAGCGCTGCGCCTCAGCCTGCTGGCGCCCGAGGTCTGCCCGCCGCTCACGGACGCACGCGCCGTGGATTCCGCCGCCGCCGGCGGCGAGTGGATCGCCGCGGGCCAGCTCCGCGACGGCCGCTACCTCTACGAGTACGACCGGGCCGAGCAGGCACCCATCCCCGGGTACAACATCGTGCGGCACGCCGGGGTCACCATGTCGCTCTACCAACTCGCCGACGCCCGGGCCGACGAGGATCCGACAGCCGGCCGCGCCACCCTCGCGGCCGCCGACGAAGGACTGGACCACATGCTCGACCGCCTCGTTCCCGCCGGCGACGGCCGGGCGTTCGTCGAGCGGGGCGCGCCGACGGCCCGCCTCGGCGCCAGCGCACTGATGGCCGCCGCGCTGGAGGCCCGGCGCGACGCCACGGACGATCCGGGCTACGACCGCGAGCTGCGGGCGCTCGGGCGGTTCCTCGCGGGCCAGATCACCCCGAGGGGCCAGGGCCTGGAGGAGCTCGACCTCGACACGGACGCCCCAATCGCCGGCGTGACCTCCCGCTACGCCACCGGTGAGGCGGCATGGGCGCTGGCCCGGCTGCACACCCTGTTCCCCGGCGAGGGGTGGGACGAGCCGGCCCGGCGTGTCGCGACCTACCTGGCCACCGAGCGGGACGAAGCCGAGGGCCTCGACTTCCCGCCCTGGCCCGACCAGTGGGCCGCCTACCTGCTGGCCGAGCTGGCACCGACCGGCCTCACCGAGGTGCAGGCCGACTACGCCCGGGCGTTGGGCGAGCGCTTCGGGATGCTGATCCGCTCCGAGTCGCAGAAGGACAGCCGGCCGCACGTCGCCGTCGACCCCCGGGCTCGGGCCGCCGGCCTCGGGGTCTGGTTGGAGGGGCTGGCGTCGATCAGGCGGGTCGCGGAGGTCGACGACCGGCTGGCCGACATGCGCCCCGCTCTCGCCGACCGGCTGGAGTGTGGGGCCGGGATCCTCGCTGACCGCCAGGTGACCGACGGTCCCGAAGAGGTCCGGGGCGCCTGGTTCCGCGACGACATCACCCGCATGGACGACCAGCAGCACGCGCTCACGGGCCTGCTGGCCTCGGTCGGGCTGCTCGAACGGGCGGGCACATGAGCACGGCGCTGCTGATCCTGCTGGTGGCGGCGAACCCGATCGCGGTCGCCGCCGAGCTCCGCGGCCGCGTGGACCGCCGGGTGCTGGCGGCGGGCCTGGCCGCGACGGCCCTGCTGGCGGTCGTGCTCGCGGCGGCGAGCGAGGCGCTCCTCGACGTGCTGTCGGTGACCGCGCCGACGTTCCGCGTCGCGGCCGGTGCCGTGCTGCTGACGGTCGCCGCCAAGTGGGTGGCGCTCGGGCCGCGGCGCCTCCCGCCGGAGGACGCGCTGCTCAGCCGCGACGACGCTGACGACGGCGACCCGGGCCCCTGGTCCGGGCTGGTGGTGCCCCTGCTGATCCCGGTGCTGGTCTCGCCGCAGCTGGTCATGGCCAGCATCGCCTTGGGCGCCGACGAGGGTGTCGGCGCCGTAGCGGTCGGCGCCGTCGTGGCCCTGGGCCTCTCCGGCGTCGCGACCCTGCTCCACCGGGGACGGCCGGCGCTCTGGTCGATCGGCGTCCGCTTCACCGGCCTGCCCACCGCCGCGCTCGCGCTCGGCATGATCGTCGACGGCGTGAAGACGGTCTGATGGACGAGACGAACGGCGAGACGACAGACACGACAGCGGCGGTCAACTACAGCTCGTACCTCGCGCTCGACGAGGTGCTCGGGGCGCAGCGGCCGCTGTCGGACGAGCACGACGAGATGCTCTTCATCGTGATCCACCAGGTGTACGAGCTGTGGTTCAAGCAGCTCCTGCACGAGATCGGTCACCTCCAGGGGCGGCTCGACGCCGGTGACACACCGCACGCGCTGCACACGCTGAAACGGGTGCTCACGATCCTCAAGGTCGCCGTGGCGCAGATCGACGTGCTCGAGACCATGACCCCGCGCCAGTTCCTCGGGTTCCGGAGCCGCCTGGAGGCGTCGAGCGGCTTCCAGTCGGCGCAGTTCCGGGAGCTCGAGGCCGTGCTCGGGCGCCGCGACCCCCAGGTGGTCGAGCACTACCCGGCCGGCAGCGCGGCCCGTGAGCGGATCGCCACCGCCATGCGCCGTCCCTCGCTGTTCGACTCGTTCCTGCGCTACCTGGCCACCCAGGGCTACGACGTGCCGTCGGGCGACATCCAGCAGGTGCTGCTCCGCGTCTACCAGGACGACGGCGAACCCGCCCAGGTGGCCGAGCGGCTCGTCGACGTCGACGAGGGCGTGCAGGAGTGGCGCTACCGGCACGTGAAGATGGTCGAGCGCACGATCGGCAGCCGGCCGGGCACCGGTGGGTCGCCCGGCGTGGCCTACCTGCGCACGACGTTGTCCCGACCGGTCTTCCCCGAGCTGTGGGACGTCAGGAGCAAGCTGTGATGCCGACACCGGCGCCGTACCCGACCCCCACCTCGACTCCCCTCACCACCGCCGACCTCCGGGCCACGCCCAACGCCCTGGCCCCGCACTACCGCCGCTTCGGGGTCGACGACCGGCTGGTGCTCACCGGGCACTCCCACCAGGCCTGGCCCGACGTCGCGCTCGAGGGCCAGATCGAGGCGTTCGACGACGCCGCGGCCGCCCGGGACGACAAGTGGGACCGGGCGATGACCAAGGCCGAGGAGGTGCGGGACGGGTACCGGCGGCTCCTCGGCGACCCCGACGGCGAGATCGCGCTCGCCGCCAGCACCCACGAGCTGGTGGTCCGGTTCCTGTCCGCCCTCGACCTCCGCCACCGCCGGCCCCGGGTCGTCACGACGGGAGGCGAGTTCCACTCGCTGCGCCGCCAGCTCCTGCGGCTGGCCGAGGAGGGCGTGGAGGTGGTGTGGGTCGACGCCGAGCCGGTCGACACGCTGGCCGAGCGCCTGGCCGCCGAGGCCGCCGCCGACGAGCAGACCCTCGCGGTGCTGGTCTCGGCCGTGCTGTTCGAGACGTCCCGCATCGTGCCGGGCCTCGGCGAGCTGGCGGCGACCTGCGCCGGCCTGGGGGTCGAGCTGCTGGTCGACGCCTACCACGCGCTCGGCTGCGTGCCCTTCCCGATCCACGAGCTGGGGCTGTCGTCGGCCTGGGTGGTCGGCGGAGGCTACAAGTACCTCCAGCTCGGCGAGGGGAACTGCTGCCTCCGCCTCCCCGACCACGCGGCCGAGGTGCGCCCGATCCTCACCGGGTGGTTCGCCGAGTTCGGTGCCCGCTCCCAGGCGCAGCCGCAGGGTGGGCCGGTGGGGTACGCGCCCGGGGCGGAGCGCTTCGCCGGAGCCACCTACGACCCGACCAGCAACTACCGGGCGGCCCGGGTGTTCCGGTTCTTCGCCGAGCAGGGCCTGACGCCGGCGCTGCTCCGGGAGTCGTACCTCCACCAGGTGGCCGTGCTGGCCGAGGGCTTCGACGCCCTCCAGGTCCCCGACACCC
This DNA window, taken from Acidimicrobiales bacterium, encodes the following:
- a CDS encoding MarC family protein, with product MSTALLILLVAANPIAVAAELRGRVDRRVLAAGLAATALLAVVLAAASEALLDVLSVTAPTFRVAAGAVLLTVAAKWVALGPRRLPPEDALLSRDDADDGDPGPWSGLVVPLLIPVLVSPQLVMASIALGADEGVGAVAVGAVVALGLSGVATLLHRGRPALWSIGVRFTGLPTAALALGMIVDGVKTV
- a CDS encoding tryptophan 2,3-dioxygenase family protein — encoded protein: MDETNGETTDTTAAVNYSSYLALDEVLGAQRPLSDEHDEMLFIVIHQVYELWFKQLLHEIGHLQGRLDAGDTPHALHTLKRVLTILKVAVAQIDVLETMTPRQFLGFRSRLEASSGFQSAQFRELEAVLGRRDPQVVEHYPAGSAARERIATAMRRPSLFDSFLRYLATQGYDVPSGDIQQVLLRVYQDDGEPAQVAERLVDVDEGVQEWRYRHVKMVERTIGSRPGTGGSPGVAYLRTTLSRPVFPELWDVRSKL